In Alkalihalobacillus sp. FSL W8-0930, a single window of DNA contains:
- a CDS encoding competence/damage-inducible protein A has translation MNAEILAVGSELLLGQILNTNAQYLSKQLAELGIDVYVHTVVGDNEKRLTESLELAANRADLVILTGGLGPTKDDLTKETAATFCGRTLVHDEAALRSIESYFEKRNRQMTPNNRKQALVIEGSTVLKNHTGMAPGMYVESDKCKLVLMPGPPRELQPMFELELKPLLIDGSGTAITSRVLRYFGIGESQLETDLEDLIDAQTNPTIAPLAGNGEVKLRLTVKHSDETEAERLLDETEAAIQKRVGEYFYGYGEIGLMEQLSIQLKEAKLTLSAAESFTGGLFTSGLTSYKGASSIFVGGISAYSSNVKEDILQVSNDTIKQSGVVSEPCASEMASSVRKMFKSDIGVSFTGVAGPDPQEGKEPGTIFIGISGPDSNVTVYPLSLSGNRQAIRERAVKYCCFYLLNELKRWHATT, from the coding sequence ATGAACGCAGAAATTCTTGCAGTTGGTTCTGAATTATTGTTAGGTCAAATTTTAAACACGAACGCTCAATATCTATCCAAACAGCTTGCTGAGCTTGGAATAGATGTCTACGTACATACCGTGGTTGGAGATAATGAGAAACGGTTAACGGAGTCGTTGGAGCTCGCTGCGAACAGAGCCGACCTTGTAATCTTAACAGGTGGTCTTGGTCCAACAAAAGATGATTTAACAAAAGAAACGGCGGCAACGTTCTGTGGTCGTACATTAGTCCATGATGAAGCGGCTTTGCGCTCTATTGAATCGTATTTTGAAAAACGTAATCGACAAATGACACCGAATAATCGAAAGCAAGCACTTGTGATTGAAGGCTCGACGGTTCTAAAAAACCATACAGGAATGGCTCCAGGAATGTATGTAGAATCAGACAAATGTAAGCTTGTCCTTATGCCAGGACCTCCAAGAGAGTTACAGCCAATGTTTGAGCTTGAGTTAAAGCCGCTCCTGATAGATGGATCTGGTACAGCCATCACATCTAGAGTTCTTCGTTACTTTGGGATTGGTGAATCACAGCTTGAAACAGATCTTGAAGACTTAATCGATGCACAGACAAACCCAACGATTGCGCCACTCGCAGGTAACGGGGAAGTGAAGCTACGCTTAACCGTGAAGCATTCGGATGAAACGGAAGCAGAACGTCTTTTAGATGAAACGGAAGCTGCCATTCAAAAACGGGTAGGAGAATACTTCTATGGCTATGGTGAAATTGGGTTGATGGAGCAATTATCCATCCAATTAAAAGAAGCCAAGTTAACCCTCTCTGCAGCTGAAAGCTTTACAGGTGGACTTTTCACTTCAGGTTTAACCTCTTACAAAGGGGCATCGTCGATTTTTGTTGGAGGAATTTCAGCATATTCTTCAAATGTGAAGGAAGATATCCTGCAAGTGTCGAATGATACGATTAAGCAAAGTGGGGTAGTAAGCGAACCATGTGCAAGTGAGATGGCGAGCTCTGTTCGTAAGATGTTTAAATCAGACATCGGAGTGTCATTTACAGGAGTTGCTGGTCCGGATCCGCAAGAAGGAAAAGAACCAGGTACTATATTCATTGGAATAAGTGGTCCAGATTCAAATGTGACCGTGTATCCACTTAGCCTGAGCGGAAACCGTCAAGCGATTCGTGAACGCGCTGTAAAGTATTGCTGCTTCTACTTATTGAATGAATTAAAAAGGTGGCATGCAACAACATGA
- the pgsA gene encoding CDP-diacylglycerol--glycerol-3-phosphate 3-phosphatidyltransferase translates to MNLPNKITISRILLIPIFMLFLLVDWPFGVLSFYGTELAISDLIAALIFIFASATDWLDGYFARKLNLITNFGKFLDPLADKLLVTAALIGLVESGAVAAWMVIIILSREFAVTGIRLVAAADGDVIAASQLAKWKTTAQIIAIAACLLHNVPFAALSIPFDQIMIWIATILTIISGVDYFIKSKHVILKSK, encoded by the coding sequence TTGAATCTGCCAAATAAGATTACAATCTCACGCATTTTATTAATTCCGATTTTTATGCTTTTCCTTTTAGTTGATTGGCCATTTGGAGTGCTTTCGTTTTACGGAACGGAGCTTGCTATTTCAGACCTTATAGCCGCGCTCATTTTTATTTTTGCTTCTGCTACTGATTGGCTGGATGGTTATTTTGCAAGAAAGCTTAATCTAATCACTAATTTCGGGAAGTTTCTTGACCCGCTAGCAGATAAGCTACTCGTAACGGCTGCACTGATCGGACTTGTTGAATCAGGAGCTGTTGCAGCATGGATGGTTATTATTATACTAAGTAGGGAATTTGCTGTAACAGGGATACGTTTAGTGGCAGCTGCAGATGGGGATGTCATTGCAGCAAGTCAGTTGGCTAAATGGAAAACAACTGCACAGATCATTGCGATTGCTGCTTGTTTGTTACATAATGTTCCGTTTGCTGCATTATCCATTCCGTTTGATCAAATCATGATCTGGATTGCGACGATCTTAACGATTATCTCAGGTGTGGACTATTTCATAAAGAGTAAGCATGTCATTCTAAAATCAAAATAA
- a CDS encoding helix-turn-helix domain-containing protein codes for MSELGNELKQARVDKELSLEDLQRTTKIQKRYLVAIEEGRFDSLPGMFYARAFVKTYADAVGLDSTELLETHKNELPKPSKSEESIPSRSERRKTVAEAPAKKSRAVSFIPLISIIVFVIVIVAAIFLIQSNLSGNNDPVETDNNPIDAEYGDPVESEDESENEEPSEEEQAEDENQGSVDAEEEEAEPEESVSELTLDESTGNTSFFTLEADTMNVRIEFAGDSYADIKDGNGEFLIASSLFQDGDDITEDYSDEESILINLGASQNATVFINDEEVELPLDVVHQKLEISYQP; via the coding sequence ATGTCAGAACTCGGAAACGAATTAAAGCAAGCACGTGTGGATAAGGAGCTATCTCTAGAAGATCTACAACGTACAACAAAGATTCAAAAAAGATATTTAGTCGCTATTGAAGAGGGGCGTTTTGACTCTCTACCAGGTATGTTTTATGCAAGAGCGTTTGTTAAGACGTATGCAGATGCTGTAGGGCTTGATTCTACAGAATTATTAGAAACCCACAAGAATGAATTGCCTAAGCCAAGTAAAAGTGAGGAAAGTATTCCATCGAGATCAGAGCGACGGAAAACAGTCGCGGAAGCACCTGCTAAAAAATCACGTGCTGTCTCGTTTATTCCACTCATTTCTATTATTGTCTTTGTCATTGTGATTGTAGCAGCAATATTCTTAATTCAATCCAACTTGAGTGGCAATAATGATCCTGTAGAAACGGATAACAATCCAATTGATGCAGAATACGGAGATCCTGTTGAATCAGAAGATGAGTCTGAAAACGAGGAACCGTCAGAAGAAGAACAAGCAGAAGATGAGAATCAAGGATCTGTAGACGCCGAAGAAGAAGAGGCGGAGCCAGAAGAATCAGTTAGCGAGCTAACGCTTGATGAAAGCACTGGTAATACATCTTTCTTTACACTCGAAGCGGATACAATGAACGTTCGAATTGAGTTTGCTGGTGATTCATATGCAGACATCAAAGATGGTAATGGTGAGTTCCTGATTGCTTCTTCTCTATTTCAAGATGGTGATGATATTACAGAAGACTATAGTGATGAAGAATCCATTCTAATCAACCTTGGTGCTTCTCAAAATGCAACTGTGTTCATTAATGATGAAGAAGTAGAGCTTCCACTTGATGTGGTACATCAAAAGCTTGAGATCTCATATCAGCCATAA
- a CDS encoding DUF3388 domain-containing protein: MKEWYFEYQLLENRPGILGDISSLLGMLSINIMTINGIDDSRRGMLLSSESDDQVERFKSILHTIGSVSVTKFREPRVRDRLAIRHGRYIERDAAERKTFRFIRRELGLLVDFMAELYKRDGHYLVGIRGMPRVGKTESVVAASVCANKRWSFISSTLLRQTVRSQLADDELSGDHIFIIDGIVSTMRSTEKHRTLVSEVMRQPVVKVVEHPDIFVRETEYELEDFDCIIELRNDENEKITYDVVEPGFSSFDIS; the protein is encoded by the coding sequence ATGAAAGAATGGTACTTCGAATACCAGTTATTAGAAAACAGGCCTGGGATTCTTGGAGATATTTCCTCATTGCTTGGGATGCTTTCAATTAACATTATGACCATTAATGGTATTGATGATAGTCGGCGAGGAATGCTACTTAGTAGTGAAAGCGATGACCAAGTAGAGCGATTTAAGTCGATTTTACATACGATTGGCAGTGTGTCTGTAACGAAATTTCGTGAGCCGAGGGTTCGTGATCGATTAGCGATCAGACACGGGCGTTATATTGAGAGAGATGCCGCAGAGCGTAAGACGTTCAGATTTATTCGTCGTGAGCTAGGTCTATTGGTTGATTTTATGGCAGAGCTTTACAAACGTGATGGGCATTACTTAGTTGGAATTCGTGGAATGCCTCGTGTTGGAAAAACGGAGTCAGTGGTTGCCGCAAGTGTGTGTGCAAATAAACGCTGGTCTTTTATCTCTTCTACGTTACTTAGACAAACAGTACGCAGCCAATTGGCTGATGATGAATTAAGTGGAGATCATATCTTTATTATTGATGGAATTGTCTCTACGATGAGGTCTACAGAAAAACATAGAACCTTAGTATCAGAAGTCATGAGACAGCCTGTTGTAAAAGTTGTGGAGCATCCGGACATTTTTGTTCGGGAAACGGAATATGAACTTGAGGATTTTGACTGCATTATTGAACTGCGTAATGATGAAAATGAAAAGATCACCTATGATGTAGTCGAACCAGGATTCTCTTCCTTTGATATTAGCTAA
- a CDS encoding DUF3243 domain-containing protein, with protein MSVVDNWDHWKEFLNSRLDEAQDKGLSDGVVSDVAYQVGEYLAGQVEPKNDQERVLADLWKVASEEEQHAIANMMVKLVDHK; from the coding sequence ATGTCTGTAGTAGATAATTGGGATCACTGGAAAGAGTTTTTAAATTCTCGTTTAGACGAAGCTCAAGATAAAGGCTTGTCTGATGGAGTGGTATCAGATGTGGCTTACCAGGTTGGCGAATATCTAGCTGGCCAAGTTGAGCCAAAGAATGATCAAGAACGTGTGCTTGCTGATTTATGGAAAGTAGCAAGTGAAGAAGAGCAACACGCTATTGCCAATATGATGGTAAAGCTAGTCGACCACAAATAA